Sequence from the Pseudomonas sp. 7SR1 genome:
CAGCCGACGCAATCCCAAGGGCGATCTGCAGACTGGTAGCAGGTCGTCAACGGTCAGGATCGAGGCCTGTCTCAACCGGTAGCAACCCACTGCTGCGGTTCGTTGATTTGAGTCAAGGGAGGAATGTCGGGTAGTGGCACATTGGTATTCATTCGCCTGTGCTTCTACCAATAAGAGATACGCCCGTATATGCCAGCCTGCAGCCGTGTTCGCAGAGGTTTCTTGCCGACCCGACGTCTTGCTTCAGTTCTTCCCGCCACCCCGTCACTCTTGGCTTGCATCTCCATTGCAACGTCTTCGCAGGATCGCAGCGAGGCTGGATTCGCCTCGCCAAGCATCAAGTACTGGAAGGGATTCTGCTCATGCCCATCTCCTTCAGTAGATCACTGCCATGCCGGATCATAAGGATCTTTCGCAAGTCTTCATCCAGACCCTGGAGCAGAGTGTCGACAGCGTCGTCGTCATCGACAGCCATAACTCCATCATCTTGTTCAACGAGGCTGCCCAGAAGCTTTGGGGGTACAGTCCTGACGAAGTCATGGGCCGAAATGTGGACCTGTTGGTCCCGCAGAAGATTCGCCCTCATCACGATGGGTTCATCGATGCCAACCGCCGCACCGGCATCAACAAGATCGTCGGCACCAGTCGCACTGTGCCGATCGAGCGCAAGGACGGGTCTCGTCGTTGGGGGGCGATGTCCATTTCGAGGGTCGAGACTCAAGGGCAGATCCTGTATACCGCCTTCATCAAGGACATTACCCAGCAACATGAAGAACAGCATCGCCTGTATCTCTTGTCGCTGGTCGTCGACACCACCGAAAACGCCATCCTCATAACGGATGCCTCCTGGCGGATCATTTTCGTCAATGACGGTTTCGTCCAGATGTTCGGCTATGGCGCTCAAGAGGCTGCCGGCAAGACGCCAATCGAGCTGCTCGCGCCGCACCTTGAACACCGCCAGGTCGCAGGGATTCGCCACCAGGTGGCCAGACACCATGTCTATCACGGACAGAACTATGGCTATCACCGGGAAGGGCCGCGGGTGTGGTGCAACATCACCAGCCATTCGGTCCACGATGCCCATGGACAACTGGCCAACACCGTAAGCGTGTTGACGGACGTGACGCATACGCGGATGCATGAGGTGCTGCGCCACAAGATTCTCGAGGCGATGGTGCGCGAGGAGTCATTGAAAACCGTCTTGAACCTGGCATGCCTCGAAGTCCAACGTATTGCCCCTGAAGTCACTGCTTCGGTCCTGCATGTCGATGACCGCGGGTGCCTGCAGACATTGGCTGCCCCTGGCTTGCCGTCAGGCTTTTGCATGGCCCTGGACGGCACGGCCATGGGAGCCGGGCTCGATGCCTTGGCTGCGACGGTATTCAGCGGCGAGGCCGCCACGATAAGCGAACTCGACGCTCATCCGTTCTGGGCACGATTCAAGGAGCAGAAGCAGCCACTGGGCCTGACGAGATGCTGGGCGACGCCCGTCAAGTCCAACGACGGACGAGTGCTCGGCCTGTTCGCTTTCTACTACCGCGACTCAGGCCAGCCAAGCAGGCTTCATCAGTTGCTTGTCGACGCCTGCATTCATTTGTGTGCCTTGGCGCTGGAGCGGGAAGAGTCGCGCCAGCACATACGCAAGCTGGCGTTCTATGACGAACTGACGGGGCTGGCCAATCGCAATCTGCTCCACGCCCGGGCCGAGCAGGCGATCGCCGATGCGTCCAGACATCAGTCGAACCTGGCTGTGGTGTTCATCGACATGGACCGGTTCAAGCAGGTCAACGATTCGTTGGGGCATCCGGCCGGCGATGAGTTTCTGCGTCTGGTCGCCCATCGCCTGTCCGAGGACCGGCGTGAGCACGATATCGTCAGCCGGTTATCGGGCGATGAGTTCGTGCTGGTGCTGCCTCAATGCGACTCGGCGCAGGCGATCGACCTGATCGAGAAACTGCGGGCACGCCTGAATGTTCCTAGCCAGGTGTGCGGTGTGACCCTCAGGCCCTCGGCGAGTATTGGCGTCAGCCTGTTTCCCGAGGATGGCTGCACCATGGAGGTGCTCCTGCACCGCGCCGACATGGCGATGTACCAAGCCAAGACTCGTGCGCGGGGAAGCGTCTGTTTCTTCAACGATGGGCTTAGCCAACTGACCCAATGCCGGTTGCGCCTGGAAGCGGCGCTGCGTGAGGCGATGGATCAGCGATCCCTGCACCTGGCCTATCAGCCGCAGATCGATCTGGGCCGGTCGGCGTTGTATGGGGTGGAAGTGCTCGCGCGTTGGACGCATCCCCAACTGGGAGAGATTTCGCCCGCTCGTTTCATTGCGCTGGCGCAGGAGTGCGGGCTGATCAGCGAGCTGGGCCTCTGGGTGCTCAGCGAGGCCTGTCGTCAATTGGCCGCGTGGCGCAAGCAGGGACTGTTGGTACCGGCGGTATCGGTGAACATGTCGCCCACCCATTTTCATGACCGTGACCTTCCGACGATCCTGATGCGGACGCTGCGGGCCCATGGCCTGCAAGCCAGGGACCTGACATTGGAGATTACCGAAAATGTGCTGATGGACATCAATCCGGACACGCTGACCACCATCGAGCAGGTTCATGCCTTGGGTATAACCCTGGCAATGGATGATTTCGGTACCGGTTATTCAAGCCTCAGCTACCTGCGGCGCTTGCCGATCCAGGAGCTCAAGCTTGATCGAAGCTTCGTCCACGACCTTGAGCGCGATACGACCAGCCAGGCCTTGAGCGAGGCCGTCATCCGTATCGGCGAAAGCTTGCAGATGAGAGTGGTCGCCGAGGGCGTCGAGACGTTGGCGCAACAGCAAGTCTTGCAAAACCAGGGGTACCGGATCGTTCAAGGGTTCCTGTATTCGAGGCCTTTGGTGGCCGAGGAAATAGGCCCCTGGATCAGGGCGCGCTACGTGTAGATGTGGTTGACCCGGCCCACGAGCCGGGTTTTTTATGGCCACCTGCTCGGGGCGCTGGGAGCGAACTGGCTTCAAGCGTGCATCGGCCTGCTCTATTTGAAGCGTGCCGCATAGGTCGCCAGATTGTCTGCGGTGATCAGTTCGTAGGGGACCCAGACGTCTCCCTGCACCGGCTCCTTGCGGATCATCTTCAGCGCGGCCTGGACGGCCTGCAGCGCCTGGCCCCCGGGATCCTGAAACACCGAAGCCGCCAACAGGCCGCGCTTGATGGCCGCCTGGCCATCGGGCAAGCCATCCACACCCACCACGGGGACGTCCTCCCTGCCAGCCTGGCGCAACGCCATGGCAGCGCCGATCGCCATTTCGTCGTTGTTGGCGACGACGGCGTCGAAGTCTGTACCAGCGGTCAACCAGTTGCTCGTCAGGTCCATGCCCTTGCTGCGATCCCAATCGGCGTTCTGCTGCACCACCACCTGAATGCCCGGAAAGGCCTTGAGGCCCTCCTTGAGGCCTTCGGAACGGCCCCGGGTGGCGTTTTGGGTCAGTTCACCCATGATCAGGGCGATGCTGCCCTTGCCGTTCAACCGCTTGGCAATGAACCGGGCCTGCAGTTGGCCGGCCTGCAGGTCATCCGAGGCCACGGCAACCACGCCGTTGGGAATGCCGGGATCGTCGGGGCGGCGGTTGACGTAGACCAGCGGGACCTTGGCGGAGGTGGCGGCCTGGGTGATGTTGACGGTGGCGGCGGTGTCCACCGGCAGCACGATCACGGCGTCGACGTTCTGGGCCAGGAAACTCTGTACCTGGTTGAGCTGGCGCACGACATCGCCCTGGGCGTCCTCGAATTGCAGGGAGACCTTTTGCGTCTTGCCGGCTTCCTCGAGGTTACGGCGAACGTAGGTCATGAAGTTGTCGTCGACCTTGGCAATGCTGACACCGATGCGGTAGTCGGCCAGGGCCAGGGGAGTGAGGGAAAGCGCGAAGGCGGCGCACAGCAGTTTGCGAAGTAGCATGTCCGGTTCCTTTTGTTGTTATGCAAACGGGATGAAAACCTGGATCTATAACGTGAAGGCACTTTTGAAACGCTGGAGCGCACGTTCGCAATTGCCATCCGCCGCCCAGCCCTCCAGACCGACCACGCCTCGATAACCCAGCTCGGCAAGCGTCCGGGCG
This genomic interval carries:
- a CDS encoding EAL domain-containing protein, with product MPDHKDLSQVFIQTLEQSVDSVVVIDSHNSIILFNEAAQKLWGYSPDEVMGRNVDLLVPQKIRPHHDGFIDANRRTGINKIVGTSRTVPIERKDGSRRWGAMSISRVETQGQILYTAFIKDITQQHEEQHRLYLLSLVVDTTENAILITDASWRIIFVNDGFVQMFGYGAQEAAGKTPIELLAPHLEHRQVAGIRHQVARHHVYHGQNYGYHREGPRVWCNITSHSVHDAHGQLANTVSVLTDVTHTRMHEVLRHKILEAMVREESLKTVLNLACLEVQRIAPEVTASVLHVDDRGCLQTLAAPGLPSGFCMALDGTAMGAGLDALAATVFSGEAATISELDAHPFWARFKEQKQPLGLTRCWATPVKSNDGRVLGLFAFYYRDSGQPSRLHQLLVDACIHLCALALEREESRQHIRKLAFYDELTGLANRNLLHARAEQAIADASRHQSNLAVVFIDMDRFKQVNDSLGHPAGDEFLRLVAHRLSEDRREHDIVSRLSGDEFVLVLPQCDSAQAIDLIEKLRARLNVPSQVCGVTLRPSASIGVSLFPEDGCTMEVLLHRADMAMYQAKTRARGSVCFFNDGLSQLTQCRLRLEAALREAMDQRSLHLAYQPQIDLGRSALYGVEVLARWTHPQLGEISPARFIALAQECGLISELGLWVLSEACRQLAAWRKQGLLVPAVSVNMSPTHFHDRDLPTILMRTLRAHGLQARDLTLEITENVLMDINPDTLTTIEQVHALGITLAMDDFGTGYSSLSYLRRLPIQELKLDRSFVHDLERDTTSQALSEAVIRIGESLQMRVVAEGVETLAQQQVLQNQGYRIVQGFLYSRPLVAEEIGPWIRARYV
- a CDS encoding sugar ABC transporter substrate-binding protein; the protein is MLLRKLLCAAFALSLTPLALADYRIGVSIAKVDDNFMTYVRRNLEEAGKTQKVSLQFEDAQGDVVRQLNQVQSFLAQNVDAVIVLPVDTAATVNITQAATSAKVPLVYVNRRPDDPGIPNGVVAVASDDLQAGQLQARFIAKRLNGKGSIALIMGELTQNATRGRSEGLKEGLKAFPGIQVVVQQNADWDRSKGMDLTSNWLTAGTDFDAVVANNDEMAIGAAMALRQAGREDVPVVGVDGLPDGQAAIKRGLLAASVFQDPGGQALQAVQAALKMIRKEPVQGDVWVPYELITADNLATYAARFK